Below is a window of Pseudarthrobacter equi DNA.
GGCTATCTAATTCTGGGACTGATTTCGCCAGGAGCCATCGGAATGGGAGACATCAAGCTTGCGGCACCGGTCGGCCTGTACCTCGGGTACCTAGGTTGGCCCCACCTCCTCTACGGCGGTCTCCTCGGCTTCATCCTGAACGGCGTGGTCACCATCGCCGTCGTCGCTCAAAAGGGCCGTAAAGACGCCACGGAAGTCGCCCACGGGCCGTCAATGCTTGGCTCGGTACTGGCCATCAGCCTCCTGGTTCGCTAGCCAGCCCAGCACCGCCTGGCAGGTCCAGCGGATCCTGACGTCGAGGCAATCCAAGTAGTCGTCGACGTACCCGATTTCCGTTCTGAGTACAGCCAACTGATTCTGAGTACGTAGTTTCAGGACCCGCCAAAAAAGTCGAGTACTACTACGCATTGTTGCTGCTATCCCCCAATGACAATCTCTTCTTAGCGAAGTCCAGCCGCTAAGGAATTATGGGGGCAGCTGGAAATTCGTTGAAATCAAATCAATTCCATTTCACCGAATTAAGGAAAATACAATGACTTCTCTCATGGTCTCGATGATGGCATTTGTCGCCGGCGTCAAGGATCGCTTCTCCTCCGAGAAGGGTGCGACGGCAACGGAGTACTCCCTCCTGGTTGGTCTCATCGCCTTGGTCCTCGTTGTGGGCGTCGGTTTCTTCGGCACCAAGCTGAACACCTGGTTCAGCACCCTCGGCACCACGGTTGCCGGCTGGTAGCTCGAACAGCGACTGAGGTTCTTGACGTGAACAACATCCGAACGACACTCCTCGCACTGCAAACCTGGTTTCAGGCCGGACTCAAGTCCGAGAAGGGTGCAACTGCAACGGAGTACTCGCTGCTAGTCGGGCTCATCGCACTGGTCCTTGTTGTTGGTGTTGGCGCCTTCGGCGGAGCACTCAACACTTGGTTCAGCACCTTGGGTACAACGGTTGCCGGCTGGTAACAGGCGGTCACAGGTGTGCCGCGCCAACGCGGCGCGGCACACCTGTCTTCTTTAGCCACAAACTCTTCAGGGAGACCACTTGAAACTCAGCCCAAGAAATCAAGGAGACGGCGAGCGAGGAGCCGTCGCTGTCGAGTTTGCGCTCGTCGCGCCGATCCTTATCGCACTGATCATCGCGATCGTGGAGTTCTCAAACGCCTACAACATCCAAGTTTCCGTGACCCAAGCGTCCCGTGAGGCAGCCAGGACGATGGCGATCACCAAGGATGCCACAAAGGCAACGGCCGCTGGCAAAGCAGGTGCACCTTCAATTAACACAGGTCTATTGGCATTCGACTTCTCAGCGGCGTCGTGCCCGGCGGCCACACCTACGCCCAACGCGTCAGTAACCGTCACCTACACCGGAACCTCGCTTACGGGGTTTTTCGGCTCTTCTCTGGTGTTAAAAGGCAAAGGATCCATGCAATGCGGGGGCTGACCTGGACTCGGAACAAGTCCGGTGAGTCGAGCGAAAGAGGCGCCGCCGGTGTAATCGTCGCCCTGATGATGCTGGTCTTGATCGGTGCCGGCGCTGTGGCGGTGGATGTTGGTCAGATCTATTCCGAGCGCGCACAGCTGCAAAATGGTGCGGACGCCGGCGCCCTTGCGGTCGCACACAGCTGTGAGTCCGGCACCTGCGCTCCCGCTCTGGCCGGACCGCTGGCTAACTCGAATTCCAACGACGGGGCCAGCACCGCCAGCGTAGACATGACGGTGGCAGGGCAAGTCACGGTTACGACGACGACCAAGAATGGCTCTTCGAGCTTCCTCACCAAGATGTTTGCTTCAGCGCTTAACACGGCTCCGGTCTCCGTCGGTGCCAAGGCAACCGCTGCCTGGGGTTACCCCGGTTACGGGAATTCGACTCTTCCCATCACGTTTGCGCCGTGCCAATTCGACATCAACGGTACGGTTCACACGATATTGACCCACGGGAGTGAGACCTGTACTAGTGACAGCCCGTCAGGTCAGGTCATCCCGGGCGGATTTGCCTGGATCAAACCAGATTCAGGTCTTTGCAAGGCCACTATCCTCCCCGATGATCCTTCTACTGCCGGACTCGTGGATCCATACGCAAAGTCGGACACCGGCCTAAGTATGCCGAATGAGTGCAAGACGGTCATCGCCAGCCTGTTGAACAGCGTCGTCCTGTTTCCTGTCTTCTCTTCAGCAGTAGGTACGGGCAGCAACGCCAAGTACTACATCAAGGGATACGCGGCTTTCCTCCTCCTGGGGTACAGCTTCCCGGGAGCTTCCGGTGGGGATCAAACGGGTCTGGGAGGTAGTGATCGTGGGATCCGGGGAAAGTTCGTGAGTTGGGTCGCAGACTCAACACTCTATGGAGGTGGTGGCTACGCCGGAGGCGGCGCAACCTTACCTTCCCGCCTGATCAATTAGTTAGCACTAAGGGGAAAGCAATGAAAGCACGCCTACTGGGAGGCATTGCCGCGCTGGTTGTAGCGGTTATAGGCACGGTCCTCCTCTTCAATTACGTTCAAGGCGCGGACCGTCGCGCGCTTGCCAACACGGAAACGGAAGACGTCCTGGTCGTTAAGCAGAATGTTCCTGCCGGAACGCCGGCAACTCAGCTCAGCCAGTACCTCACCACCAAGGCAGTCCCCCGGACTGCGATTGCAGCCGACGCCGTCGAGGATCTCGGCTCAGTTGGTTCCAAAGTGACCGCCGTTGGTCTGGTACCCGGCGAGCAACTTTTGAGCAGCCGCCTCGTCGATGCAAGCACGTTCATCGGCCCGGCGAGGGTTGAGGTTCCGGAGGGCCTCCAGGAGATTTCGGTCCGGCTTGGCATTGACCGCGTGGTTGGTGGTTCGGTTCAGGCTGGTGACACCGTTGGGGTCTTCATCTCCTTGGGAGACGCTGCCGGTGGCGGAAACGGCACCCAGTTGACCTTTCACAAGGTACTCGTGACGGCCGTTCAGTTCAGCTCCGGGCAGTCTGTCCAGACCCAGGGTGAAGCGACACAGGCAAGCTCTACAGGTGCCCTTAACGCAGAGGGCAGCAAGCCGGCGTCCAGCGATACCTACCTGATCACGCTTGCACGGGACGCCGTCGACGCGGAAAAGCTCGTGTACGCGGCAGAGTTCGGGAAGATCTATCTCTCGAAAGAACCGGCAGGTGCCACCGAAGGAACCAACGGAGTGGTGAACCAGACCAAGGTCTTCCGATGAGCCGCTTCATCCTCATTTCGCCTTCCCCTGAATACGAACGTACAGTTCGTGCGTCGATAGCACCTCTCAGCGGATCACTGCAGTCCTTTCAAGCCAATTACCTACCGGAGTCGCCTGAGGACATCCTCCGACAGCAGGTTGGTGAACCACCAGAAGTTCTCATACTGGGTGCTGGCCTGCAACGCGAAGAAGCGCTCAAATTCGCTGCAATACTCGATCTGCAATTCCCGGAAATCAGCATCGTCCTCGTGGCGGAGGACGACGGCGAACTTGCCCTGAGTGCCATGCGGTCCGGCATACGGGACATTCTTCCGCCTGCGGCCGACACCGAGCAGATCCGTGCACTCGTGGAGCGGGCAAGCTTGGCAGCGGCCGGCAGGCGGCGAGGGCTTGCACCTAACACGGCTGAACGCCCCGCGGCAGAAGGCGGCCGGATCATTGCCGTCATGTCACCGAAGGGAGGCGTCGGCAAGACAACAGTTGCAAGTAACCTGGCCATCGGCCTCGGAAAAATTGCCCCGATGAGTGTCGTCTTGGTCGACTTGGATCTGCAGTTCGGTGACGTCGCCAGCGGATTGATGATCGAACCAGAATTTACGATCTCAGAGGCAGTGGTGGGCGCAGCGAGCCAGGACGCCATGGTCCTCAAGACGTACTTGTCGCTGCACCGTGGCAACATCTACGCCTTATGCGCACCTCGCAACCCTATTGACATGGACAGGATTTCAGGAGAACACGTCAGTCGTCTCCTGCAGCAACTACGGACTGAGTTTCAGTACGTGGTGGTTGACACCGCCCCCGGATTAGGCGAGCACGTTCTGGCGACGCTGGAGCAGGCGACGGACGCCGTGTGGGTCTGCGGCATGGACATCCCTAGTATCCGCGGTCTCCGGACCGGCTTCCAGATCCTCTCAGAACTCGACCTTCTCCCTGACAATCGGCACGTAGTGCTGAATATGGCTGACCGAAAGACGGGGCTGACTGTCCAGGACGTGGAGGCAACCATAGGGGCTCCCGTGGACGTGGTCCTGCCACGTTCCCGGGCCGTCCCATTCTCAACAAATAAAGGTGTTCCCCTGCTGCAGGATGGCAGCCGCGATGCAGTGGCAAAGGGGCTCCGGCAGCTGGTTGAGCGTTTCAAGCCGAATTGGGAAGGCCCCCGCAAGAAGCTTCACAGAAGGGCGGTAGTGCAATGAATCTCTCGAACCGAATTGCAAAGATCCGGGGCGACGAAGCGGCAGGCTCTCCCGATCAGAGTCCCGTGCCGAGTGCGGGGCCCGCCACCTTGGGCGCCATACAGCAAGCCCAAGCGGCTGAGCAGGCCCTCGTTCCCACAGCCATCGAGGTGACTGCCGGCAGCTCGAGTGAAGCGCTCACCGGGCTCAAAGACCGTGCAAGTCAAGCCCTCTACGAACGGCTTGGTTCTCGGATCACCGATTCAACGTTGGATGAAGCCGAGCTGCACCAATTCGTCAAGGACGAACTGAAAGCTGTCGTTGACGAGGAACAAGTCCCGCTCACGCAGGGCGAACGGCAGCGACTGACTCGGGAAATTATTGACGATGTCCTTGGCCATGGCCCAATGCAACGGTACTTGGATGACCCCTCTGTAACGGAAATTATGGTGAATCGTGCAGACCAGATCTACGTCGAACGCAATGGCCACCTCTTTCTGACGGATACGAAGTTCGCCAGCGAAGAGTCCCTGCGAAAGGTCATCGAAAGGATCGTCACGCGGATCGGCAGGAGGATTGACGAGTCGTCGCCACTGGTGGATGCCCGCCTGGCAGATGGCTCACGAGTCAACGCCATTATCCCTCCCCTAGCCGTGAACGGGGCGTCGCTGACCATCCGCAAGTTCGGTCGCGAGGCACTTACGGTGCAGAAGCTAATCGAGTTCGGGAGCCTCTCCCCCGAGATGGCCGAGTTGCTCCAGGCGTGCGTGCTGGCCCGCATGAACATCATCGTCTCCGGCGGTACCGGCACCGGTAAGACGACCATGCTGAATGTGCTGTCGTCCTTTATCCCCGCCACGGACCGAATCGTGACGATCGAGGACGCCGTGGAACTCCAGCTCCAGCAGGACCACGTTGTCCGGTTGGAAAGCCGGCCGGCAAACATCGAAGGACGAGGCGAAGTGTCCATCCGCGATCTGGTCCGCAACTCGCTACGCATGCGGCCCGACCGCATCGTCGTCGGTGAAGTTCGAGGCGGAGAGTCCCTGGACATGCTGCAAGCCATGAACACCGGCCACGACGGCTCGATCTCAACAGTGCATGCTAATTCGCCCCGAGACGCCGTGGCCCGCCTGGAGACACTTGTCCTGATGGCGGGCATGGACCTGCCTCTGCGCGCCATTCGCGAGCAGATCGCTTCGGCCGTGAACCTCATCGTCCATATCTCAAGGCTCCGGGACGGAACCCGCAGGGTTACACACATTACGGAGGTTCAGGGTATGGAAGGGGACATTGTCACCCTCCAGGATGCTTTCGTCTTCGACTACTCCGCAGGCATCGACGCTAACGGCAAATTCCTCGGCAAACCTGTACCCACTGGCGTCAGGCCGCGGTTTACGGACCGGTTCGAAGAACTTGGCATCAGGATCTCTCCTGCCGTCTTCGGTGCACACACAGTCAGGGGCAGGTAATGGAGCCAGAGATACCCGCATCAATCGCCGTTCTCGGCGTTGCTGCCATATTCGCTGCAGTCATCCTGCTTTTTACTGTCGTCCTCAAACCGGGCAATGTCATTCCCTTGTCCCGCCGACGCCCGGACGTCCCGGTTGCCTCCTCCAGGCTGACGGTGCTGACCGACTCCGCTGTCGGCGCTATCAACAAGCAGCTCAAGGGAAAAGATGATTTCATCATCAGCCGGGAAAAGCTGGAACGCGCGGGTCTAAAGACCCAGCCCGCCAACTTCCTGCTCATGATGGGCGCCGGTACTCTGGCAGGCAGCGTCTTTGGTTTCCTTCTGGGCGGCTTCTTCTTTGCGGTGCTGATGATAGCGGTGGTGCCAGCCGGCATGCTGGGCTTCCTCACCGTTCTTGAGTCCAAACGGAGAAGCCGGTTTGACGAACAGCTGCCGGACACGCTTCAAATGCTGACGGGCAGCATGCGTGCCGGGCACTCGTTGCTTAGGGCGATTGATGCATCCGCCCGCGAGTCGGACGCTCCGATGTCGGAAGAGCTCGCAAGGATCGTCAATGAAACCAGGATCGGTCGTGACCTCAACGCATCCATGACTGATGTTGCTGCCCGCACCAGGAGCGAAGACTTCGCGTGGATCTCCCAAGCCATTGAGATCCACCGTGAAGTCGGCGGCGACCTTGCGGAAGTCCTCGATCACGTGGGAGAGACCATCCGCGACCGAAACCAGATCCGGCGCCAAGTCAAGGCCCTCAGCGCTGAAGGCAAGATGTCCGCGGCGGTCCTCATGGGGCTTCCGGTGGTCCTCTTCTTCGCCCTGATCTTCATCAACGCTCAGTATGCGAAGACATTCACCAGCACAGTCCCCGGGTTCCTGATGCTCGGCGCGGCGGCAATCATGCTCACTGCCGGCGGCTTCTGGCTCAGCCGGCTGATCAAACCGAAGTTTTAGGAGGCCCGACAATGTCACCAATGGCTTTAGGGGCGATTCTCGCCATTATCCTGCCCATCACCTACTTGGTGTGGTCGGTCGCTGCAACAGACAGAGTTGCGCTCCGCAACATCCAGGCCAACCTGGGACAGCGAGCCAGAAATGCAGCTCCGCAGAACCTGACTGCCGAGTTTACCGCTATGGCTCGCAAGATCGCCCCGGTTGGATACGTAGCTTGGTTGGACAAGCAGCTGGCAGCAATGGGACGCCCCAAGGAGTGGCCGTTGGAGCGCCTGCTGGTGGTGAAGCCGCTGCTTGCACTCTGCGGCGCCATGGTTGGTCTCTTCTATTTCCTCGCCAGCCCGGAACCATCGCGCTTCGCCGTCCTCCTCGGAGCGGTCTCATTCGGCTACTTCGCCCCCGACCTCCTCATACGCAGCACTGCGGAGAAAAGGCGGGCAAAGATCCGGCAGGAACTGCCGAACACACTCGACCAGATGCTCATCGCAGTACAGGCAGGGCTCGGTTTCGAAGCTGCCATGGCACGCACGGCTCAAAACGGAACCGGCCCATTGGCTGATGAAATGACGCGAACCCTTCAGGACATGCAGGTGGGACGCTCCCGGAAAGAGGCCTACCTTGCCATGTCGGACCGGGTCGATGTTCCGGACCTTCGCTCCTTCATCCGGGCCATCGTGCAGGCTGACGCGTACGGCATCGCCATTGCGAAAGTGTTGAAGGTCCAGGCGCACGAGATGCGACTGAAGCGGCGCCAACGGGCCGAGGAACACGCAATGAAGATTCCAGTGAAGATCCTTTTTCCCCTGATCTTCTTCATTTTCCCAACCCTGTTCATCATCCTGCTGGGACCGGCAGTCATGAACATAGTCTCCGCATTTTCCTAGGAGGAATCATGGCCCATCTAAGTCCTAAGTCGTCTTTCATCAGCGATCTCGCGCGTAAGATCCGCACTGAAGAAGATGGGGCAACAGCCACTGAATACAGCATCACCGTCGGTTTCATTGCCATTGTCATCGTGGCCGGCGTCGGTCTGTTCGGCCTCGCCCTCAACGATCACTTCAATGATCTCGCCACTGAAATCGAAACGGCGCTCGGCATTCCCTAACCACCGCGTCCCCGGCGCCTCAAAGACCGGACCCCCTCGGCACCCAGAACCGAGGGGGTCCTTTTGCGTGCCTGGACGACGGCTAAACCCACTGCGAGCGCAGGACAGGACCAGCGAAGCCACAGGAAACTCCCACCTGGCTGAGCCTTTCCGCAGGATGCCCCAAGATCCGGACCTGGCACCTAATCCCGTTGCTAACTTCGTTTCAGTGCTGGTGAAGGGCCAGCCATCCGTCTCGCTCAGGAGTCAAAATGCTTTCTCTCTACACCAACCTCATGATCCGCCTTCGCAGCGAAGAGAAGGGCGCAACTGCCGTCGAATACGGCATCATGGTCGCCCTCATTGCAGTCGTCATCATCGTCGCAGTCACGCTTCTCGGAAACAATCTGAGCAGCATGTTCAACGGCGTCGCTGGCAAGGTGCCCGTTCCGACAACCGCCCCGACCACCGGCTCGTAGTAAGGCCCTTGTCGTCCGCGCCGTTCCGGACCCCATATCGAAACGGCGCACAAGTAAACAAGCACATCAGTCATGCAGGAGGAGGTGCAGCAGGTGACTAACAATTCGGAACGCGGAGCAGCCGCCGTCGAATTCGCCATCCTGCTGCCCCTCCTCCTGATGCTGGTGCTGGGAACCATCGAGTTCGGGCGCGCCTACAACGCACAGATCACGCTCACCAACGCGGCCCGCGACGGTGTCCGGGTCATGGCGATCGCCAATGACCCCACAGGCGCCAAGACAGCAACAAGAAACGCGGCCGCCGCCGTCAGCAACACCATCCCGGATTCGAACATCACCATCAGCCCCGCCACCTGCAGCACCGATAAGCAGGTGACCGTCACCATCAGCTACAACCTCTCCACCATCACCGGCATCGCCGGCCCCTTTCCCATGACGGGCAAGGGGGTGATGCTGTGCGGCGGCTAGGCGATGACAACAACGAGAAAGGCGCCGTCTCTGTCATCGTCGCCATACTCCTGGTGACGTTGCTCGGCTTCGTGGCAATCGCCGTCGATGTGGGGGCCATCTACTCCGAACGCGCCCAGCTGCAGAGCGGGGCGGACGCTTCCGCCATGGCGGTGGCACAGAAGTGCGCCAAGAACGCAGCGGACACGCAATGCTCGACGACGGCCACACTCGCCGGCAGCCTCGCCAACCAGAACGCCCTGGACGGCATGAGCAATATCTACAGCATCCAGCTCGACAAGACCGCCCGCACCGTATCGGTGACCACCAGTGCCAAGGAAACGGGTAGCCCGGACAACTCCGTCTCCCTCTTCTCCGCCAATGCAATTGGAATTCCCAGCAGGGAGGTAGGCGCCAAAGCCTCCGCCGCATGGGGAACCCCGTCCAAAGGACCCGTCATCCTGCCGCTGGCCATTGCCTACTGCAAGTTGAACATTCCTGCTGGCGGGGCGCAGGGCGCCGAACAGGTGCTGGAACAGTCAGTCAACGGCTGTGGTGGCATCCCTGGCGGGTTCGGCTGGATGCAGACGGGCTCGTCAAAATGCGCCATCACCGCTACCGCGGGTGCCTCAACCAACGCGGGAATCTGGTTCCCCAGCGACACCGGCGCCAGCGCCCCCTCCGTCTGCACCGCCGCAGACTTCAGCCAGATGAACAATCAAACCGTCCTCCTGCCCATGTACGACCTGGCCACAGGAACCGGCTCCAGCGGTAAGTACTACATCAAAGGCTTCGCCGCGTTCCACGTAACCGGCTACCAATTCCCAAGTATCGGCTGGACGGCGGGCCCCAAGGTGGCCAACAAGACCATCAGGGGCTACTTCGTGAAGTTCGTATCCCTGTCCCAAGGATTTGAACTCGGCAGTACGCCCAACTACGGCGCCACCATCGCCCGCCTCACCCTCTGACCAAGAAACACACGGAGAAACACTGTGAAGTCCCGCCTGCTCGCCGGAACGGCCGCCGTCGCCCTGGCGCTCGTAGGCGCCCTCCTCATCATCGTCTACGCCAACGGAGCCGACGCACGGGCCATGGCCACCACGAATCCCAGAAAAGTCCTGGTTGTCGAAAAGCCCATCCCTGCCGGGACCCCGGTGAACGAAATGGCATCCTCGCTCGTCATCCAGGACGTTCCTGCCGCAGGAATCGCCGCCACCGCGCTGACATCGCTGAACAGCAAGGCCGGAACGGTCGCGGCCGTGGACCTGGTCCCCGGCGAGCAACTGCTCGCCGAACGGCTTGTGGCGCCGGAAGACGTGAAGAAGGAAGGTGGCGTGGAAGTCCCCACCGGCCTGCAGGAAGTCTCGTTCCAACTGGAACCGCAGCGCGTCGCCGGCGGCCGGATCAACGTGGGCGACCACGTTGGCATAGCCCTGAACTTTGAGAACGGCGCCTACAAGGCAAAGCTGGAGGACGCCACCACCCAGCTCACTCTCCGGAAAGTCCTGGTCACCGCGGTGCAACGCGCCCCGCAGGCGAGCGCCGCGAAGACGGAAGACGGCGCCAACCCGCAGGACACCACCCTGCCCGAAGGGTCACTCATGCTCACCGTCGCCGTCAATGACGTGGACGCCAGCAAGATCATCTTCACCTCCATCAACGGCAGCCTCTGGCTCACAAAAGAACCAACAGATGCCCAGGACAGCGGCCCCCGGACCGAACGGAAGGAAGTGGTGTACAAATGAGCCGCTTCGTCCTCCTCTCCCCCAGCGGCGACTTCGACCAGAAGCTGCGCGCCGCCGTCGCGCACGGCCTCCGCGGCACCGTGCAGACCATCGCGAGCGACATCCTCCCCGCGGGCCCGGCGGAACTGTTCGCCCTCCTCAACCAGGAGCAGCCCGAGGTCCTCATCATCGGCCCGGACGTCCCCTACGACGAAGCACTCCGGTTCGCCAAAGTCTTCGACGTCCAGCTCCCCGGCCTCAGCCTGGTGCTGGTCAGCGACGTGGACCCGGCCCTGCTCCTGCACGCCATGCGCGCCGGCATCCGCGACATCATCAGTCCGCAGGCTGACCCCGCCGAAATCCGTGTCCTGTTGGAGCGTGCCTGCCAGTCCTTCGCCACCCGTCACCGCGGCCCCGAGCCGCAGCCGGCGGAGAACGGCAAGGGCCTGGTCATCGGCGTCTTCTCCCCCAAGGGCGGCGTGGGCAAAACCACTTTGGCCACCAACATCGCCATCGGCCTGGGCCAGATCGCGCCCATGAGCGTGGTGATCGTGGACCTGGACCTCCAGTTTGGCGACGTCGCCTCCGGCCTTTACCTCAACCCGGAGCACACAGTCACGGATGCCGTCACCCCGGCCGCTGCCCAGGACTCCCTGGTCCTGAAAGCCTTCCTCACCGTGCACCCCGCCGGCATTTACGCCCTGTGCGCTCCGCCGAACCCCGTGGACGCAGACCACATCACGCCGGATCAGGTCAGCCGCCTGCTCGAACAGCTGGCCCAGGAATTCCAGTACGTCATCCTGGACACCGCCCCCGGCCTGCCCGAGATCGGCCTCGCCGCCATGGAACAGTGCACCGATGTGGTGTGGGTCAGCGCCATGGACATCCCCAGCCTCCGCGGCCTGCGCTCCGGCCTGGAAGTTCTCCGCCAGCTCGAGATCATGCCCGAATCCCGCCACGTCGTGCTGAACATGGCAGACGCCAAGGCCGGCCTCAACGTCCAGGACGTGGAATCCACCATCGGCGCGCCTGTGGATGTCAGCGTGCCCCGCTCGCGCGCCATCGCCCTGTCCACCAACCGCGGCATCCCAGTCCTGCAGGAATCCAGGAAAGACCCGGCCGTGAAGAGCCTCCGCCAGTTGGTGGAGCGGTTCAACCCGGCCTGGCGCACGCAGACCCAGCGCAAGCTTCACCGACAGGTGGTCATCTGATGAAACTCTCCGAACGCATCAGCGCGGTCCAGAACCGCAGTGAGTCTCCGGGTGCGGGCACGGCCGTGCTTGA
It encodes the following:
- a CDS encoding AAA family ATPase, with protein sequence MSRFVLLSPSGDFDQKLRAAVAHGLRGTVQTIASDILPAGPAELFALLNQEQPEVLIIGPDVPYDEALRFAKVFDVQLPGLSLVLVSDVDPALLLHAMRAGIRDIISPQADPAEIRVLLERACQSFATRHRGPEPQPAENGKGLVIGVFSPKGGVGKTTLATNIAIGLGQIAPMSVVIVDLDLQFGDVASGLYLNPEHTVTDAVTPAAAQDSLVLKAFLTVHPAGIYALCAPPNPVDADHITPDQVSRLLEQLAQEFQYVILDTAPGLPEIGLAAMEQCTDVVWVSAMDIPSLRGLRSGLEVLRQLEIMPESRHVVLNMADAKAGLNVQDVESTIGAPVDVSVPRSRAIALSTNRGIPVLQESRKDPAVKSLRQLVERFNPAWRTQTQRKLHRQVVI